GGTATTGGAAGAGGTACATAGTGGAATctgcggaaatcatctcggagcaaggtcattagccagaaaagtaatccaagccggattctactggccaaccttgcagaaagatgccacagaatttgtgaagaaatgccaaccatgccagatgcatgtaaatttccacgtggctccaccagaagagctcatcagtataacttccccctggcctttcgcaaaatggggaatggacttgttaggtccttttccccaagcaccagggcaagtcaaatacttaatcgtgggaatagattacttcacaaagtggatagaagcggAACCACTAGCCACTATCACCGCccaaagaagtcgcaggttcctctacaaaaacatcatcacaaggtatggaataccttattccatcaccacagacaatggaacccaattcaccgactCCACCTTTAGAAATCtggtagccagtatgaaaatcaagcatcaattcacctcggtggaacacccacaagccaatgggcaagccgaggcagctaacaaagtcatactggcaggattgaagaagagattacaggaagcaaagggagcttgggctgaagagctccctcaagtattgtgggcttataggacgaccccccaatccgccacaggagaaacacccttccgactagtctatggtgtagaagccatgattcccatagaaatcaatgagcaaagcccaagggtaattctccatgatgagGTCGGAAATATACAGGGGCataaagaggagctcgacttgctccccgaagttcGAGAAaatgcccagataagagaagcggcactaaagcaaaggatgactaccagatacaacaagaaagtcattcgaagaacatttgccttagatgacttggtcctaatcagaaacgacattggagtcaacaaatcaggagatggaaagctcgccgcaaattggaaagggccatacaaaatcaaggaagtgttaggaaaaggttattataaaataaccgACTTGGATGGcactgagctaccaaggtcgtggcatgcttgtaatatgaaaaggtactacagttaaaagcgaactctactccctgatgtactcttttcccaacttcacgattttttcccaaagaaaagggttttttctggagaagggtttttaacgaggcatcatagtagaggctaagggaaaataggctatcaagacccttagtagcaaaaaggtaccttcccaattaataaagatctttttcattacTATGTCTCTATTAAATATCCTCCTTTATTTTtataagtctttctacgaaacgcgccgacttaagctcgacaaaacgtgaaaatcccatgaaccgacctaacatggtcgtcaggatgaaacgacgaggtacaagtcggtgtaaagaggttatatgagttgaTCGTATTAAACTCGGGAATAGTCCGACTCATAAGTCAAAGACAAGAACCCGAGTAGAAAAACTCGGATATATTCCGAgtaaaacgcatcgcaaaaataacctaagtcataaaaactcactaaaagCAAAAGTTGAGTATAAAGGATAAACAAAAGAGATATCAGAGCCTGGAAAAGTTCAAAGGTTGCATACAAACCTTTGAACGAAAAGGGCTTGAGAAAACGAAGCAAACCAACAAAGGGGTTTCTTCAGAAAAGATCAAACATatccaaaaacagaaaagcatgtACACGCACAAGGTAAcataaacccttatccaaaaaagggcatttatttttaaaacccttatccaaaaaagggtacggattggaatattttgtttacggccttaaagGGCCAGAAAGAAAAATTGTTCACCAGCACCAACAgataaataaagtttaaaaaaggggggacccacaggccgggcccccatatagccataagATTAAAAGAAGTCATTTTTTAATCGGAGTAGAGGAATCACCACCATCAGGAGGGGCGCCACCAGGACCAGCTGGAGGAACGGAGGAAGAACCCGAGGCATCCGTAGGACGAGGAGGAGACTCGATAATTCTCTGTCCCCGAGTCTTCAGGTCTGACTCGGAAATGACCTCGGGGACAGGAggatcaacaatggcgccatcaataactaccttgtcgggatgtaaaggagaaaggtccaagtcgggagcgataactctgacttgttccaagaaaattctccaagactcctcggcaccatcggcgatagagtcctccaactcggcgtatgcgttccgagagttcagcaagtccttcctcacggccacaatatcttgaaataagctATGGTAGCTGTCTTGCACCGTCTTCCTCAGGTTAGCCTCCAAAGTGCACTGAGCCCGGAGCTTACCTACCTCCTCCCTaaggtgatccctctccttcctcaatttatctctctcctccttcaactccttctcatgtttttcaaaaagaagaagtctcccctccaactcctcaaccctCGAGGTTGCACCCAAGGAGCTAaggggagccttctcaaagatgtccaaaagtttgccgcaaacacccgccgccctaaaactctcctcagccatggtggtgaggtggtttcgaacagaaacatcatccatactgataaaaggatagatgttctttcgaatgaatgccatagcatccgccttaaccccaccatcaaaagaagaagagccagactctaaagtcttgcgcttcttcttctcgggCTCGGAGAGAATTTGGGCAGAAGGGGGTGGTCGAGGCAAACTCGAGGAAGAAATAACAATGGGTTGAGAAGGAGTGCCAGTAttcttaggaggaggaggaggaggaggaggagaagtgATCGCCCCGGCACCCCCGgacctagcccgggacttcgccTTGGCCTCCCGGACCCTTTGATAGGCCTCCTGAGTGTTCttttttgccatatctacaaaagaaacAACCAAGTTACAAGTCGATAAAATGTAAGTCGGCggaaacaactcggaaataaagaatgcatgcactacctattTGAGATTGAACGAAAGTCGGTGTTCCCTGAAGAATTTTTCTGGTATCCAAATATGGGGACttcccccacgcttctcggaaaaaccccacaatggccgcctccacctcatcCAGGTCATCTAGACCATACTTTTCACAAGAGGAAAGCGGCGAccaataaaggggaaagcggggagaggaatgctcatccaggaaaaaggggtggtgaccctctacggcttgaagtttgaagaagaagtttttgaagtcgtgaaaagattcatcaaaaagggtgaaaatcctccgaccttgaatggctcggaaggatacccattgCTGTTTATTGttgagcccactaaagggcttggtcatatgaaagagaaagaagaaaatctttagagaagtcggaaagtccagagcatggcttataaactgataaatcttcaaaaaatcccaagaattggggtgaagttgagtaggggcaacaTTACAATAATGCAAAACAGATGTCTCGAAAtctgagaaaggaagaaaaacacccaaacgggtgatcatacactcatacataaagaaaaaatgaggggcctcctcattttctctcccaaaacagacccggtcttcaggacccgggattatTAGTTCGTATTTGGGCTCGTCCTCCTCTGAAGTACAGAGCCTGtgatgagtacgaagatgagtgatgaactcagcgtcgaccaacggttcctccccaaggaccgtaACATCTACCAATTGAGAAAGAACGTCTACggaagccattttttatataaagaaaagtggcagaaacctacaaaaagggaaaaagaaaaagaaaaatcaaaaaacacgGCCTCTAAGGAGAAAGATTCGAAACTAGAATCTACAGGTCAACCTATCTACTTgcaaaacaaaacatgcaaacaaaAAGCATGACATGAAAAAAGCAAAgctaacctttatccgaaaaTGAAGGTTGGAGAAGAACAGAAATCTTTGAACGCAAGGATGCAACACGAACAGGATAAggagaagtttgaaagattgcagaaacggaaaatggaaagagagggaaagtatttataaaaaggctaaggggcataatggtaaaaacgaggcAGCCATTAATGcgactgcaccgttaccaaagccctcaatccctaaacgcttccccaacggacacgacgcttgaattgacgtaactgtcagaaacaaaaggtcgcgaaaatcacgtcggtttcaaaacccgtgaaagtcggctacgaacccgagttaaTTACTTGAACCCAAGCCTTGAAAGGaccttgggctcaagtaggggcactgttcataccctggcccaatgttaagggcccaggtccaaacgAAAGGCCTGATCCAGTAGATTAGGCCTAGCAAAGCATCCACCTCCACTCAAGAggtcggtgtcaaccacgacttagtacgaagaagtcggctgtgagattagctggcagataaatactcattcaaatgagtaaccgcccctgaaatctctctaaccacttcataaagccatatcttaacctccctaagataatgggacggttaccaccctaaagatacggcactactccaacggtggttattggctcaccactataagtacactgacacccctcaggtatccctaagtccaatactctctaagacctgcttacacccttgctaacttaggcatcggagtgtccttgcaggtaccaccccccattcacacgcgagcacaagtcggacggagcctcccgagttgcggacctacCCGGAGTTCTCCTCCATTATACACTTGGGCCGTTAAACGCTATCCATTGggctaatctccggttacctaccgtaacagaATCCATATTAGAAAAATTCATAACATCATAAGATCATAATTTGTAATATATGCACTATTTTAAATACGTGCATCCAGCTATAATTTCTAACTTAATATCTCTTATGATTTATGCTAACTTAAACGTTAAAGTTCTTATAAGTATAACCTCCACCATAGGAATGATGAACTCTGAATATTAAAAATTAGGAATAGGAGGATCTGACAACATCatattttcaatttattttctctataattttatttagatATCTCCTAAATTTAAAAGAGCAAAAACACTTCTAAACAATTTTAACTTCTTTTGTTTtcgtaatattttttaatctgATATGTTAAGAATTAATTCACTAcaaatttaaactttatttaaaTGTTTGTCGCCAATATGTTAGTTATATATTCTAATTTTTACTACTACTATTTTTGTAttgtatttcttttttcttttttggagtATACCGACAGGGATGAAGCCTGAAGCCGAAAAGAAACTACAAACTCAGCTAGTCAGCTGTTTTCTGCGGCATTTTACATCCTCAACTAACTGCCTCTCaacatagcttttttttttttttggtcatgcTCTCAACATAGGTTGAGTCGTTGGGGGATTGGTGCTTTTGTATTGTATTATTCATCCAAGAAATGTGTAAACTTtgtataaacttttttttatattcatacAAACACACACATTGGTACACAAGCTTCAGCGAAAAACTCATATAGCTAAGATTTGTTAATTACGTTTGGGCTCACTTGGGTCCAGTGAATGTAAGACCATTTCGATTCCGTAAGTATAATTTTCTAATACCAAATATTAGCCCAATGCATGCGTTAATTTGTTTTCTCTATAACTTCTGAAGATATTTTTGAACAGAAAAGAAAGGACTACTAATAAACGTATTACCTAATTAGATGTGGCCCAAAGCCCAAACTCCCTCTTGATCCTCTTTTTTTTCCACCAACTTTGGTGAAATTTTTCTTCCGCCATCTGATTTAgctattttagtattttatatcttaaaaatattttttaattgtaaaatagtaaaaattttaactcttttaaaattttatgatacCTTAAAATGTGCGTTTAGGGAACATATCaataaaatcctaatttaaaGAGACTCAAATTCAAATAAACCATAAACTCTTACACAAGCTACTTGGATTTTATGAGCATTATTATTTAGAAAAAAGTATAGGTACTAACATATTATTTACCAAtttattactaataataattaattattatattttaaatatatatataaagaaacacatccaaaaaatatatctataaagacaTTTCTATTATACACAGccataaaaaatacatttttatgGAACACATCCACAAAGACACTTTCATTAAagataattataaataagagttggtaGAAGTTGACAAAAATGTTGTTGATAACGTAGCGGGATTgattatttagttatttatttttgctTAGAAAACACATTCAATTTTTAGTTACAGAGAGTAATGTAATTGATATCGAATGTACAACAAATCAATATACAATATATCAAATAAAGGACGAAATAGTTTATTGCTTAGCTAATTAAAAATCCCTTGTCCTGGAGACAATATATTTCTGGGATCAAattcttgttttctttgtttgaaAAGTGTCCATTTGGGACCAAAATGTAACATCCATTCTTGATGTGTTTTGTTTTGTGGAAGATATTGCTTCATCCCAATGCCATCATCTTCACAGAATTGTAATATTTCTTGATTTTGAGCTTCAAATGCTTCCAACTTATCAAAATCCGTTGCACGCAAAATACTCACAACATAAAAGATATCTTCATTCGGTGTCACTGCTGACATATTATCATCCCACCTGTcaattaatttgttaattaattaattcagtATTATCaattattgattaattaaaaaacttACTTTGATCGGTTTACAGGGTAAACTATCACAATTCCAGGATTAATATTTTGCTTAAGCATGATGCCTTTGAAAACACCTTCATCAACATCTGAAATTCGAGATCTTGGAACAAAAAGATTCAACCATGGATGAGGAACTTCCCAAAGTCCTTGTGACCTAAGAGCCAGCTCATCAGAATGAACTCTGTTAAGAAATTCTTCATACGACACATCTTTCTCAAACATAAACGTAGGTACAAACTTTAATCCTTGGACCAAAAGTGCAACATCCTAtgtaataaaaacaaaaaggaaattaTTAAATAGTatgaagagtttaattttgattcatttaccgtgtaaagaattttatactaTCATCGATCTAACTAAAATTTGATAACATTTTAAATAGGgaatttgaaaattagttatttaattttgcATATGTTTTCATGTGATAGTATATTATAAATTaagtttttctaaaaaaatatatgattatttattgtaaaaatttaaatgcAATTATTTGTATATGAAATTAATATTTAagaattattagataatttaacaTTTGATTAAATCatcatttaataatttttaactattaattttatatataaataactgCACGTAAATTTTTACtatattatgattattattaccTCGTGGACATGTTGTTGAGTGGTATTGTCATAATATTTGACCAATTCTATAATATAGATAATGCCGTATTGGGTTACAAGAGAAGTTATGCGAGGTTTATCAGCTTCTGGATAAAAAGAAAGGTCTAGTGGTGGTTGATTTAGTAGAAGAAAACCTTCTACATAATTGGCTCCAATAGTTTCGTTTCTTCCATTCATTGCAATCAAATGCTCTTGATCGCCAGAAAATTCAGTGAACTTATTGTAAAGCAAACGAACCCATTTCACCTGCAACAAACATAAATAAGATAAgagaatcattttttttaattaattaattatacaagagttaatattaaatttttttatttctttttgctGAAAGAAAGTTTGTGATTATAACTTATTAACAAGAATTAATAATGTGTGTACTACAAAAAATTATCAGCATAGCGACCGATTTAGCgactaatatttttttgtccTAATTGAAACTAACTCTATCTCTGTCGCTAAATCAGCCGATATTAATAACCAATTTTTGTTAATCGCTAAGATCGATCACTATTCTGATAATTTCTAATTGTGGTTCAtggatatattttttttaaaatggttattattaatttgtttaaataaaaaatttaataagaaaataagtaaaaaatagaATATGATACATACCCTTGTGGGTGCAGGCCCTAGGGCTATTCTTGCTCTTGTTATGATTCCAAATTGACCTAGACCTCCAAGAACGGCATAAAATAACTCTTTGTTATTCTCTGTAGAACAAGTCACTAGTTCTCCTTTTCCTGCAAACATAtacatatgtatttaattaaatttctgaaatttaaatacatgcaattaattttaaaatattattgtttGTATGTACAATTAGAGAAGATGATAGGATGTACATATATATGTGAGACAAGTTTGATTccaaattcttttttttatcaatcaaatttttaagagaaattattagaattctttattttataagagtatttaaaattctttattttaaacTAAATAAAGTATTCCATAAAAATTCTGgaaatttataatattctttaTATTAATATTCAAATAAACAAAACATTTTGggttaaaaagtttaaaatactTTAATAAATACATTCATTCTACTCCAAATACTTTATCCAAAACACTCTCTAAAAGAATTATAgccttgttttttttttaaaaaaacctTAACCATTGTCATAGCAAATTAAACGGCTTAGGATTTTCTTGTTGCACTCTATCATTGATGTAATCGTTTACATAGAATCTTGATAAATATATGATGAAGTCACGTGACAATtacattctctttaattttatgtttttcttgTCATGGTGTAGATTCTATTTTGAATAACAGAAAATGaatgttaattaattaagaacGGGTCAGAAACTAATTAAATACGCCCGGATTAAATAACATTATTAGTGGAGAATCCttatcaaaaaaaaatatttgtggaTCGGATAATTAAACCCGAAAGAACATTCTTCTGTATGTTGCGGACAAAGCTAACATGTTAAGCAATATATCAGATTTTATTCTTttagattttgaaatttgaccCTATCAAAGTTCCAAAGAACTACCATATTTTGGAAGCATGTACACTACATCTATTTATTTTGGATCAGATTTTAATCATAAAGTCAAAATTCATTCATAAAATTGATCTCACCTATATATATCTCATTCATATAAAATGACGAGTTTAAAATCTTCTATAAAGATATGATTATATGAATGATGTGACTTATCGTTTGAATACGCTTAAACAACTTGttaattgaatttgattttattcaataaaattatttgtttaatgGCCTTTAGATTTAGTCTATTGTGTGTATTTTCAAAACTTTAAAAGGTGGCTTAGTCATATATGAAGAACCAAAGTTTAAAAACTAATATAACTACCTATTACATGTTTGTTTCGTTTTCTGTTGACGTATATGTGATACGCTAGTATATTGCGACACAATTCTCTCTTCTTTGTCTTTCTCTCTATAATATATATTGACTTTCGGTaatatgtttttttatataagttctttctttaattttaaaaattttttatcaccaaataaaatatatagaaaacaTTTAGCCTATTATTAATCTTTTTTAATCCTTAATAATATTATCagctaattatatatatttaacataTAATATGTGTTAATATCGGAAATGGATCCTCTCCATTTTTTCTAATACTTaagagaataaagtgtgatctctcacctttAATTCTATAAGTGGGACCAAAATTAAATAGGAGAGAGAGAACAATGAAAGGTGAGATCCTCCTCTGGACACCATCCAGTTTTTTCTCcactggagaggatccactcccGTTAATATCTTAATTATTGTCTTGGCATGCGTAGCTGCCTCTAATATAATTAAATCGAgttatttttgtataaaattaatagtaaaaatagtgaggtaataatttaattaaatatattaaattatctaaaaattCGGTAGAAATTTACGTGCAATTATCTTCGTGtgaaattgataattgaaaatcattaaataataacttaattaaatttgttaaatcattttataattatcaattatcaatttcaCATAAATACAAAGAAGccacttaataaaaaatatctttaaaaaaagacgttttaaacATCTTTATCAGAGTGGCCTCCTAAATACAATTGCATAATAAAAGCTACAATCTCCACCTAATAAACACTTGGTAAAAACTTAAGTACAATTAATTTTACGTAAAATTGATCtataattaattgatttgactaaattttcatctaattaacgatttttaattatcaacttcTTTAAGTAAAGTTAATTTAGTTAATTGTATCGGAGTTTGGATAAGTAGAAGGGATGAAAGATGATACCTGTAACGACGTGCAATTGATGAACATTGGAGATCTGAGGACCAAAAAGGAAGGTTTGGCCACTAATGCCAGCATTAGAGAGAGTTCCACCAACTGATAAGTACAAATAATCAGTCCAAGATAACGGCGTGAGTCCACGTTTAAGTGCTGCATGCAGAACATCAATCCAAATCGCTTCACCACCAACATCCGCATAAGGACCCAATGCACCGCCATCCGGCACAACAACCACCCCTCTCCCCTCCGTGAGAGCCGTCATGTTGACCACTACCCCGTCCCGCGCCATGGACTGGCCGTGAACGGAGTGTGCCTGGCCTCGAGCGGCGATCCCGAAAGGGATAGGAAGGGAATTTGAGAATTGAATCAAGTTAGAAATGTCCGTAACGGAAATTGGTGCGAAGATGGCTGACGGGTTTTGGTGAATGATGTGACCGTAATCGGTTGAGGCTAGTGAAATTGAGAGAGGGTCACGAATAAGCCTTTGTTGTATTTCACTTGGTGCTTGTAGTAGTGACCATTCTTTTGCTTCTCCAATATGTCTCATGCTCACCGCTATTATTATCCATACAGTAAGGACAATGATCCTAgccatttattattattattattactctATATATATGCTTTTGAATTGATGAAAATGCCTAATTCAGCTTCTGTCTATATATATAGCAGTATAGCACAAAGATGAGGAAAATGTTGCGGGTATTTTTGCGCGTGTAACGACGTCGTTGCCGGTTATTTCTGTGTGCTTATTTTGATTTGGAACTACGCAACGCATGCACTACTATTACAATACTATTTAGGGTAATATtagattgaaaaaaataataattaataaatattaaataaaatatattttagttgattttaactaaaatttttttgttattattattatttttaattaacaaaataaaaaaatacttgttTAATAGTTATGTTCGTATCTGTGCTAATAAGGTTACCAGCTTGagtgattcaaaaattttaacttAAATATTGATAGTACCAAATCCAAAGGATTTGGCTCTTCTAAAATTGTTCTATcactttagaaaaaaaaaatatgctaTTAATTATCATTAgattaagataataaaatttatagataataaatattataaatttaaaagtaattaacgtattattttattaatattgtcATTTTAGAATATCTTTTTTCCAAATAGGAATGACATCCTAAAAAATATTCTAAGAAAAAATCTAAGAAATCAAtaacttttgtattttgtaacCAGCACTTAACCATTAAAAGGAAAGTGATTAATCTTCCACTATTAGatgtaatctcacaccattaaaaatattatgaatGACCAATTGATAATTACAAAACTTAAAAGTTACTTGTCCCTATCACTTCTCATAttctaatatttaaattagatcggtagagttttttttttttttaggtaATGGTTTAAGCATTTATTGTCTTTGATCCCATGATCCGACTTTATTAATTATCATTAAATTAAGATAATGAGATTTACAGATAATAAacattacaaatttaaaaataattaaagtattattttattattttattaatattgtcattttagataatttttttacaaatagaAAAAACATCCTAtaaaatattctaatatttaaattagaccTGTggagtttttatttttctttttttaggtAATGGTCTAATTAAGCATTTATTGCCTTTGATGCCATGATCCGACTTTATACTGATTTATTATGATTTATGTCCTTTGATTGTATTTACGTGAGATTTTAACGAATTCATAACGTAATGATCTAGTAACGTTAACATAACAATCGCTGTTTTTGTCCATAACAAGTTAAACAAATATTAGTATcgaaatatttattataaaaaatgtaGACGTAATGAAATTGATTACAATAATAAgaatttacttttcatttactattagaataaaaaataattaattgtgTATTTGTCACcgtagtaaaaaaataattaatttttaaaattattatttaaatatataaaataaataattatataaaatttcatatattatcaatatattaaaattaaactctagtaataatttataaaatgaAACCTTGGATCTGTGAAATTTGCTTTTTCATTTGTACGTTACTTTGCGCACGCCTGCATTTGGATTTTCTTGTTTAATTTCATGCCTTAtccttaatttaattttctcaaCCGAACATGCTGCCTTTGGACGGagtttaaaatattatggtCAAATGC
Above is a genomic segment from Arachis stenosperma cultivar V10309 chromosome 1, arast.V10309.gnm1.PFL2, whole genome shotgun sequence containing:
- the LOC130971426 gene encoding cytokinin dehydrogenase 3-like, coding for MARIIVLTVWIIIAVSMRHIGEAKEWSLLQAPSEIQQRLIRDPLSISLASTDYGHIIHQNPSAIFAPISVTDISNLIQFSNSLPIPFGIAARGQAHSVHGQSMARDGVVVNMTALTEGRGVVVVPDGGALGPYADVGGEAIWIDVLHAALKRGLTPLSWTDYLYLSVGGTLSNAGISGQTFLFGPQISNVHQLHVVTGKGELVTCSTENNKELFYAVLGGLGQFGIITRARIALGPAPTRVKWVRLLYNKFTEFSGDQEHLIAMNGRNETIGANYVEGFLLLNQPPLDLSFYPEADKPRITSLVTQYGIIYIIELVKYYDNTTQQHVHEDVALLVQGLKFVPTFMFEKDVSYEEFLNRVHSDELALRSQGLWEVPHPWLNLFVPRSRISDVDEGVFKGIMLKQNINPGIVIVYPVNRSKWDDNMSAVTPNEDIFYVVSILRATDFDKLEAFEAQNQEILQFCEDDGIGMKQYLPQNKTHQEWMLHFGPKWTLFKQRKQEFDPRNILSPGQGIFN